The genomic DNA TGACGCATGCTAAGAATATGATATTGTAAATAACattaatcttataaaaaaaaaaaaaaaattctataattCTAAACCTCGTCCATAGAGTGAGAGCGACGGGGGGTGAGGAGAGGATCATTCATCGCAATTAAGCCTCACCCACCCCTACGCCATTTCCCTTCCAAAGCCTCTTCCTATTTCTCAATTACCTTTTTTCCAGGTtagtatttctctttctttttattttcctttttctctcccTCACTGGATATTTATTTCTCTTACTTCGATGTCTcttctctatttttgtttttttttataatttcattgTTACGACATTAATGTccgtttggttgctgggaaTTATCTCGGAATTGAAGAGGAAACTACAGTTCCCTTAATCTAGGATTGTCCAACTGTTTTGGAACCTGGCaatcttaaaaaatgaaagaaagaaaagacatTCTAGGCAATCGAGAAGAGAATTAgagatttttgtctttttcttttatgctgTTGAATTCTTGGGGATGAGTTGGGTTAAGCCATGTATGTGCCAGGCTGCCAGCCTTGTCAAGTCTCATGTACCAATTATACGGACTCTGAAGCATAAAACATTGAGCTCGATTTTCTCCGTTTGAAAAGGTTTTGAGCTCAACTTTGATGTGGGTGCAATGGCTTTTTGGGATTGTTTATTCGTTGCATATCATATGTTACTGAGAATGGTGGAAATATGGAGCAATTCATGAATCGAATTTTTTGGTATGTTTTGGTTGGTAAGTTGGGCTAAGGGATAGAAAATGGGTTTTATGGTTGATATGAATGTTCAATTAGGATCATGGATATTTTTGGACCGCTATATGAATATGAATTAAGTGGCATTAGATGTAAAGACTTTCAATGCAAGCTTTAAGTGTGAAGATTGCTTGGTGTGAGAATTGCGTTGTCCGTTTCCTATTTGATTGATCTTTGGAAGAATGAACCGAGATTAGCTATTAGCTTGTAGATTCTCCCCAGAAAATTTGTTCTGTAGAGATTGATatggttttaaaattttcttgtaAACGGAATGTCTGAGTTCTACGGAAAGTGATTCTGAAAGTGGTTGATGGTTTCACAAAAGGGGCTGTTTTTGAAGTGGGATTCTATAAGCtgataaaattttggagaatGTTGGTGTATAAATGCTGCTTTCATAAAGGACGTTTTCTATTTATCATCATGAATGATAAGGGGATTACATGAGGTGAATCAGCGCAGAGATAAGTCTGATTTATAGAGTCGTGAGGCATTGTTGTGATTGGGATATTAGAGGTGCTGAATGGCTAGTCATGTAAGGTTAAAGGTGAAAGGAAAGTTGAAGACTTGATGATCTGGAGAGAGAAGTATAATGTTCTGCTTTGGTAATATTCATGTATGTGTGTCTAAGAGGCTACGAACTGTAAGTTCTTCTTACTATGAAGCATGTTGCTCTGTTGCTCTTCCTCAGGACTGTACCTTCTTATAAAGGAGAGTGCTAGAAATAATTTTAGCCTTTTAGGATAATGGACATTTCTCTAAGTTGAAAGTTTATGATCCATATTACATGTTGTATATATATCATACTTGCTGAAGTTTTTGCATATCTTGGCATGATGGATCGATTATTTCTACTTTCTTTGTTTGCGTGCATTGGGTAATGCAATGTTGTTTTAGAAGATCCAAGAGTTAATTCTTCAATGATTAAAGACTGTTTTTATTTAACTCCTTGAATCCGTCAGTAGTACTAAGATAATGGAAGTCCTTGACATTAAAATTCTTTAATGTGATAACACATTGTTGGGCTCTGTTTGCATCAAAGACTCGTGGCATGCACGGGCTTGATGATGGACTCGAGTTAATGATCAGAGAGTCAAGTACGAAAAAGGAtgctaaatttttttactaGTCACAAAACAAAGTAAATTGTTGAAATGAAGTGAGTAGATATTgtaaaaggaattaattaagtaattgatatacATAAAGGGCTAAATGTATGAGTTGAGAAAGAGAGTGGTTGAGGATCATAGCTTTAGATGGTATAATCATGTTAGTGTTAGTAGTGAATTGTTTGAGTTGCTGGACTGTTGGTTCTAACAGAACAGTTGCGCAGCGTTTACTACTTTGTTGTATGGGATTAAACAATTTATTGTGTGGCATTCAGCGGTTACCCATATTCAGTTCTAGAATACGGTAGTTAGTTTCCTATGATTCGACGTAAAGACTTCATTTTTTTCGACATCTATTGATGGTGGGATTAGTTGTGAAACAGACAGAATCATGGATCCTAGTATAAAACCTGAAGATAGTCAAAATACTTGACTACAGCTGACGGTTCAGTGGTATGGTGAACACAGATATGGAATAAAAAATGAGACTTCTTGTGCTGGCAGCAAGGGTATGGGTTATGTGGGTTAATGAGATCAACCTTAAGATATCCAAAGGCAATAGGGGATGCTTATAGGTATGCCAAATGCTAATCTACATTTTGTTGGTGTAAGCGTGTAAGTGTTCCAAAATTGAAGTATGCCAAGGGAGTACTCAACATCAACACCACTTACAACCTTTGCAACATTCTCCAACCTATAAACGATGGTCAACAactgaagagagagaaaattactAGTAGAGAGGAGAAAAACAACCCAAAAAACAACATAAGAGAATAGGAGAGAGCTGTGGTTGCTTGGCAGTAATGTCTGACCAATGATAGAGGACCCTGTTGTCCTATGGATACAGGTTCAAGTCtcaaatggaaaagattttgttAGAGTTAGAATCCAATGAGGATTAaccttagagagagagagagagagagagagagagagaattactaggagagaggagaaaaacaACCCAAAAAACAACATAAGAGAATAGGAGAGAGTGTGTGGTTGCTTGGCAGTAATTCTGACCAATGATAGAGGACCCTGTTGTCCTATTGATACGGGTTCAAGTCtcaaatggaaaagattttgttAAGAGTTAGACTCCAATGAGGATTAAGCTTTTGAGAGAGAAACTCAGCCATAGAAAGCTTAAAGAGTGATGGAGTCTTGTCCCAAGATCTTTTGGGGTTGATTAAGTGTATTCAAATGGGAAAGATGGAGAGAGTCCAGGTGGTCTATTCTTTCTAGCTGGTTATCATGTCTGGTTAACTTGGTTTGGTTCCATTATACCaaaattggaaagctaattcctTGGGCTTTGTAGTTAAGAATCTTAACGTAAAAGGTTGATGTGGGTGAGATTGAAGGTGATGGGCTGACAAGAAGAGGGCGAACCCAGTTTATGCTTTGTTGAGCAGGGGGCTGACCCAGTTTATGTTTTGTAGAGAATGTGGGCAAGCGGTACATTGAGGCTTAACACGTGTACTCCATTACTAGTCAAAGAACCAATTAGATAATAGCATATGTCACATATACAATGCACTTATATCCAATTTGGTGCTGGATGGGCTTCCAAGTCAGACATTTTCCATTCAATCCACTTCTCTCATGTGGTTCCTGATGATCGTGGGCTTGATCCAAGTCATGCATCCAAAGGAGGGGAATTATGCCCAAACGGATGTGTAGACTACCAACAGACTAAGCATGTGAGACTTCAAATTGATGTTAGCAATAGGTAATGGGGTTTTTGACTTTAGAAATGTTGGATGTGATTTAGTGGTTACTTTGAACTCATTCTTTGGTAAACTTCCGACTCGTTCAAATGCAAAAACTCTCAGCAATGTTTAATAATCCTCTCTTACCCATGCTCTTGACAAACGAAGACATGCTTAATAATAATACTCTTCAAGGTTTGACGCCTGAACAACACGTTTAGTGGTAGGACTAGTAGAATTTGTTGGAAATTTACTTTTGTCCATTCATTGCACAGAGCTGAGCTTTGGACATATGCAAGTGTGTAGGCGAATTGAGCATATATCTCAAAGATATAGTGGAAAAATCCCATGAACAAGCATCATGTAAGCATAGCAAAGCAAAAAAGTTGTGAAGGCAAGAACAATACATCTTAGGCAATCTGCTACCTTGGTGATGGGGCTGATTTGAATCCTCATGCTCCTCCTTCAATTCACATGTGTAGGCTGGAGTTTTGAAACCTCTAAACCTTCTCCTCAATTTTGATTATGCGACTAAGATTGTGGGCTTTAATGCCTACACAAGCTCCCTTTAAGTAGGCTTGTGTTTCCTAGTAGAAGTagtattaggtttctttgtcaaagtaggacttggaaaacctaGCCTACCACCTTCTACAAACTGCTAGGAGTTACTGTTATGCAAAAGGAATTGTTTTTTAGGGCATAAACCCAAGTAGGGAGGCCCTTTGCTTGGCTGTTGATAGTGCATCAGCTGTTCAACAGACTCCAAAGTTGACAAACAACTGACTCTAGCATGGCTTGTAACTAAAATGGGCTTCAACATTACCAATAACCATGACATCATTTACATAGAAATATGAACTACCCATCAAATCTGCCTTCGTAACACAAGTGTGAGCATGGCAGATATTGGTTTTATTGTGGGAGTAAGGAACTACTTACCCTTTTTAGAAGCTTTGAAGACTTGTTTTGAGTAGTGTTGATACACATACACATGCATGTCCATAGTTTGGACCAGAGCAACCATCGTTATTCTTTTCTAGTTTacatttttatgttaatttctCAAACCATCATTCATTTGGTGATTGTCATTTCCACTTTTCCTTCTACTTGCtattgtgttttttctttttcttttcttttcttttaattttttggttgcttCCACAGAGTTGAACAGACAACTTGAGAGATAACAGGAATGACGATGCGGTCTGAGAAATTTTCTCTAGATTTTGTAATGGGAGGGGTGGCAGCAGTGATATCAAAAAGTGCAGCTGCACCACTAGAGAGAGTGAAACTTTTGTTGCAAAATCAAGGAGAGATGATAAAGAGAGGACAACTCAAGAGACCTTATATGGGTGTTGGTGAGTGCTCCAGAAGGATCTTTAGAGAAGAAGGCCTTTTGTCTTTCTGGAGAGGTAATCAGGCGAATATCATACGATATTTCCCCACTcaggtattttctttttctcgaaACACCTTGTTTGCTCTTTAAGATTTTGAGTTGGAAATTGTTATTTCTGAACAGTTAGGGTTTTGTGTCTGTAATTTACGATGTATTGTAGCTCCATAGCATATTGCTATGTGAGACTATTTTGATCACTCTTTTTGTGTGTGCCCTTGTTTGATTTAGTTTTTCTTAGAATAGAGCAGATCCTGACAttgttttctcaatttttttgatttgaatGGTTTTCTCCCACTTCACAATGACTAATATTGGGATTTCTGATTCTGAAAAAGTATGTTGATAACTGCCTATAGAATTTCTTTGCATGTAatattgttgattttgtatatAATCCTCACCTAGATTTTCTAACAACACAATGTTTTAAATTTCAGTGCAGAATATGAAGATaactttcctttgtttttccccCTCTATGTATATGTGCTGTCAACGTctttagaaatatatatttatcttcacttttttatttttctatgaaAGATTAATTAAGTACTACTTCTGACCAACTTTACTGAACTAATTTAGATGGGTACTTGGGCTGGCTTAGTAGAAATTGTTTTATACTCTCTTTGTCATAGAGAATTACAGGTCTTTTCTTGTCCTATTCACTTGATGGTGTCAGATTACATAGCTTTAGCACCATTTAATATGTGATATTGATGTCTGATTTTGTATGTCATTGGCATAGGTACCAAGTTTCTGCTTATCATAAACATGAAACTTTGCATTCCACGCAAGGCCAAAACTTAGTAGATTGCAAGCCTCAGCTAATATATGCAACGTTCTTGTAAGAAAAAGgatattcaaatattttcaaagatgAATAGGAAAGggattattttgatttttctgcaCTGTTATTTGAAAGTTGCACTTTTGTTTCTCTGCTTAATGCATTCAacagtaaattttaaaattttaatattattaattttttttatttgcaaatTACATTCCTGCCAAATGCTTTCACCGAACAGATGTTAAAATTTTCCATAGGCTTTCAACTTTGCATTAAAAGGTTACTTCAAAAGCATTTTTGGACGCTCAAAAGAGAAGGATGGATACATAAAGTGGTTTGCTGGTAATATGGCTTCAGGAAGTGCAGCAGGAGCAACTACTTCATTGTTTCTATACCATTTGGATTATGCACGTACTCGACTCGGCACTGATGCGAAGGAGTGCCGAGTTAATGGTCAGCGCCAGTTTAAAGGGCTACTAGATGTTTACAGAAAAACCTTGTCAAGTGATGGAATTGTAGGCCTTTACCGGGGCTTTGGAGCTTCAATCATGGGAATAACTCTGTATAGAGGCATGTATTTTGGGATCTATGACACCATGAAGCCGATTGTTCTTGTCGGGTCTTTTGAGGTAAGCATCTATACTTGTTGCAACCATGTACTTGAGATATCTGTCTGCATAAGAGAGAGTAAATTTGCATCTTGAGCTCTAACTGGAAGCATGATCATTGACTGTAGTAGGCTACATTGAAATGGATCTTCGACTTTAATTGGCTCTGGAATTATAGATTTGGTTTTTAGGCTTATGTTGGCTACTGACACCTACTTTGGAAAGAGAGGAATTCTAGGCTTATGTTGTTACATTTGAGGCTTAAGGTCAGTTCCTTCTCTGGCTTTAAGCCTTCCAATGTTAATAGATGGTTGGTAAGTTCTTGGTGTCTTCTTGTGGGGATGTCTTGCTAGTTGGGTAACTTTTGTAATTGGTAGTTTGTGGCTCGTGTAGGGTCTGGTGTTAGTTTTCTTGTCTGGCCACCCATTGGCTGTCCTCGCTGGTTTTGTCAACTGAGGCTTGTGCTGCtgttcttctgtttttttttaattaatatattctttcttattcatcaagaaaaaaaacattgaaatgGACGGTTATTGCTGTGATAAATAACTTGTGCCCCCACATAGGAGATAATCAATTTGTTAGATGGATTTGAACATCTGTTTTAAGGACAGCtgaaaattttcatgaaattctcataataattttcatttccAAACTTTTTGATCCTTCTAAGTTAGGTTGAAATCACATGAATAACGTGGTCCTTTACTGAAGTAGTTGATGTTCTTTCAAGCTATtcctcccccccaccccccaccccccaaaaaaaagaaaaaagaaaaagagtttctTTGTGCAATGCTCTTTTGTGCTTGTTTCAAGGCGCTCAGCGCGCCGTTCATTTTTCTGCAGGGGAATTTCTTTGCTAGTTTCCTGCTGGGTTGGAGCATCACAACGGTCTCTGGCGTTTGTGCCTACCCCTTTGACACGGTGCGACGGAGAATGATGATGACCTCTGGACAACCTGTGAAGTACCGCAATTCCATTCATGCTTTTCGTGAAATCATTCGCCTTGAGGGTTTCACAGCACTTTTTCGAGGAGTTACTGCAAATATGTTTCTGGGTGTGGCAGGGGCTGGAGTACTTGCAGGATATGATCAGCTTCACCGGATTGCATACAGACATGGTTATTGTTTTGAGCCACCTCAAAGAGTTCTAAAGTGAATCCTGGCAGTAGGATTTGTATAGTAATGCAGTTATAATTTTTTACCCTAAAAGGGTCAACTGGAAATTTACTTTGAGAAagtagaaaggaaaaaaagaaaggaaaaaataggCGAAGAAGATTGAAGAGGCTAGGAAGGAAACGTTGACCTATTGGGAGAGCTTCCTCCTAGTATGCCTAGAAGATCAAAAGATTAAATGTAATGTCTTTGTACAGttaataattgttttgttttgtttgtgatACAATTAATAGTATTCTAGTTTTTTCAACAGAATTAGGTAAACATTTTGTTTCGCAATAGAACTATAAAGGTCTTCTTCAAAGTGACGCGTTCTGAAatggtagttcaatcggttggagaCTACACTTCATGAAATATAGGTCAGTAATTCgaatttcctttttccttttactctcctttttccttttaaaaaagttaaaaggaaaTTGAAGCTAGAGGCTGCAGAGAATATTTAGTTCTCCTCTCCAAATTACACGCCTAAGCTGTGTGCATATGATGGAAGTTATAGCCTCGTACTTCTCTAAAATGCACAGAACATGGCACATGTTTTagattatgctggtgatttAGATTAAGAGAAGATCTCCAACATGTTTTGTTTTCACTCTGTGTCAGTAGTTAGAAGGTGACATTACAGTTGACAATAGCTTTGTCCACAACACATAAGAGAATTAAGAgaatatttctcttttgttaaTAATTATCCTTTGTGTGTGAGTGATCAGATTTAGATGTGTTGGGGCTTTGGTTTGATTAGTTTTTTCCGTACTAGTCTTTATACTCCATCTTTTAATAACAAATCTTCTTTCAATCGTCTCCGCTTGGAGATATAAACTTATTAACCAAAATCACGTAAATCTTGATGTTAtatatgattgatttatttattttactattttctgCTTCTTTTGTGAATCCCACTTCAACTTGTCACAAACACCTATCAATATTTGGCGAATTGACAAAACCGCCTTTAATTTTTGGGACGGTTTGTGGCAGTCACAATAACTTCAGCAGTAAAAGTTGGGTGATGATTGCAATAATTCCACATCAATGGTATTCTTTTCTTTCACGAGAGTCCATATTTTTATCAATGGAGGCTTTTAATTGTTGTCTTCTTCTACCCACGCTCTTGGCCTCACTTTCTACCGATTCCGAAAGCACTTTATTTCTTGTACTGACATGCACTGATAGATGCACGTAAAACTGTGATTGGCATTGTAAATTTGTAGCCAAGAGTTCGAGGTATGTGTACTACAGGTGACCTAGaactaggttttttttttttttttttttttttttttttttttttttttttttttttaaaaaaaaaaaaaggtattttggtgtggaataaatgtaaaaatagttttgaattgtttttgtttgccaatatttttattttgagaagaaaaaggaaaaaatgttgtgaaacatatatatatatatatagtcacaaatactttttaaaaagttatgaTGCTAAAGTTGAAAAGGCTAATCTTAGGATGAAAATGTGAAGTGTTGTATGATGTAGGTAGAACAATGGCATCCAACATACCTTGTGGGAATAACTTTTAGTGTTCATTATTTATGGCctttaatttgggttgcttAGAATTTATTCTAAGACATGTGGATAATTAATTCTTCTATTTTAGATTGAGACACATTCTTCTATTTTAGGGAGCTTTTAACCGGACTGGGATCCCCTCGAATTTCCTAAGGAATTTGAGGCTCTCAAATTATGCATCTAGACCTTTGGATGTTGATCCAACGGTCCAGAACAATCCACTAANNNNNNNNNNNNNNNNNNNNNNNNNNNNNNNNNNNNNNNNNNNNNNNNNNNNNNNNNNNNNNNNNNNNNNNNNNNNNNNNNNNNNNNNNNNNNNNNNNNNATCCGAAATTTAAGAGAAGAAGTTTGTAACCACCCAGAAAAAAACGTTAGTCACATTTACGCTATCAAcgcaaaaggactagtcaatttggagttttcctaaaattcattataaaactcaatttcacctagtaattatTGTAACACCCTAGTCCTATATTGGGAAGAGATGAGTAACCACATAGTGTATAGCTTATAAGAGATAGTCATGAGTACTAAGTTCCGCATTGCCTAATTATTATCGTGTGAACAACTCTTGTCCCATATGCCAGCGGTTTCGTTCGAGCGCACTTCCTGCATGTTTTCCACTTCTACCACATAGGATCTTGATTTGATTCATCAAGACAGCTCATGAAACCCAATCTTACGCCTAGATTTTGGTCATTGCTACACCAAATTCgctatatttgtatttatgttattttcctCATTAAGTGTTTACCATACAAGTTTGTAATCAAATCTCTTGGATTGGACTTATAAATAGAGTAATATGTCACAAGTAAATAGAAAACAGCACGTAATGTTAATGTTGTTTTTTATATACAACATAAAAATTTACGTCCTTTCTCATTAAATCGCGTCCTTTACAAGAAATGTGGTAAATGTCTTGAGTTTCTATCTCTTAATAGAATtggtctctcactctctctctctctctctctaccgaTGAGTTCTTAGCCTTTACGCTCATCATCCAGGCTTCTGGCCGTGAAGTTACTCTCTTTTTGATACCaagttaaatcatcacttgttAAGCTATAAACTTAAGGAAATAtgtaaattttatcatttaattaatacattaaacaaatcaaacttTGGATGTGcataggggtgaaaatgcggttacCGCCTCTGCTAATCGCCTAGAAGGTTAACCGGCGTTTAGCGGTTAATAATCCtaataatcaatttttaaaagaaattttttttaaaaaattgtttttaaaaaaaaactaacaaaaaagttcaaaaataaacaaaacaaaacaacgttgtttcatgtatttttaaatataaaaaatataaaatattatatatatatatatataggcggttagcggttaacagttagtggttttttcaaaacctaatgCCGCTAACTATAACCGCCTGGGAAAGCGGTTAGCGAACCACCTGCGTTTTCACCCCTAGATCATGTGCACCTCCCGCTACTTCCTATATTTatcaagaaatttaaaaattaaaaataaaaataaaaaagaggaagaaagctACTTCCTAATCCTACCCATACATTCCTCTTAAGCTCTTAAGAGTTAAAACAGTCGTTCCTCTCTCCAAGAACTTTTCAAGAGTGATTGTAGGCGCGTTTgttaatcttttgttttctatttttaaacaaaaacgctaacccaaaaaaaaaaaaaaaaaaagtacgaaACAATCATCAAAACACACCACTTTTTCCagacaaaaataatttcactttttatgtcgcatcaaacaatttttcaaaaaaaaaaaaaaaaaaaaaaaaaaaaacactaccaaAACCCAATAACATACATACTAagaaattctattaaaataaattaaaactgaattttcaatttaaaacaaagaTGAGAGTCAGATGATCAGTTGAAGACAGTGTATGAGGTTAGGGATAATTATGGCCGAACAGATAACCTCAACCACGTTAAGATGACAACACACCCTTTGTAGATATGATTTAAAATAGTGAGAAAGGAAATTAAGAAGCACGCACACCGGCCATCTGATAATGGGATAGGGGTAATAATGTTTTAATGGATAACTGTAACAACTAACACGCATCTTTTCCAATTCTATGAATTATTAAAACCCCTTCCGTCCTCCATTCTTCTCTCTATTTTTGGCTCTTTCTCCAACCATTGTCTTTATCCCATTTCTTTCACTACTACTTGCCttttctt from Corylus avellana chromosome ca6, CavTom2PMs-1.0 includes the following:
- the LOC132184861 gene encoding ADP,ATP carrier protein ER-ANT1 yields the protein MTMRSEKFSLDFVMGGVAAVISKSAAAPLERVKLLLQNQGEMIKRGQLKRPYMGVGECSRRIFREEGLLSFWRGNQANIIRYFPTQAFNFALKGYFKSIFGRSKEKDGYIKWFAGNMASGSAAGATTSLFLYHLDYARTRLGTDAKECRVNGQRQFKGLLDVYRKTLSSDGIVGLYRGFGASIMGITLYRGMYFGIYDTMKPIVLVGSFEGNFFASFLLGWSITTVSGVCAYPFDTVRRRMMMTSGQPVKYRNSIHAFREIIRLEGFTALFRGVTANMFLGVAGAGVLAGYDQLHRIAYRHGYCFEPPQRVLK